In a genomic window of Corynebacterium choanae:
- a CDS encoding glycoside hydrolase family 25 protein, translating to MEFLWGKSAAAPTRRTVAVVMTAVVTVIALVAGLTNASRVGAFEGDYPTGPDVASWQHVGGAAIDWSQVKYAGNNFAFVKATEGLGYVNPYFIADSKQAAANGLIVGSYHYARPSQSATLQAKEYAAALVAQPQPSLPPVLDLEVDEGLSPSQLTAWTQEFLTELQTLTGRKPIVYTYRYFWQHNMANTTSFTNYPLWLAAYQETVPTDIPGGWNYMTFWQQSDKAKIPGIVGVADFNYFNGSPSQLDDFVAGLDLPLGTLIEGTISPDRVIGTAMELKAFGENNRELVGAILAVAAGVIGIGALVTFARSQGLDLGPANAIADLVQSLLASGNLPIGDLQTMAAEGDFTIGDLMILLQNAQKLATEVERAKAALD from the coding sequence ATGGAATTTTTGTGGGGCAAGTCTGCCGCCGCGCCCACCCGGCGCACCGTGGCAGTGGTGATGACCGCAGTGGTAACCGTGATTGCACTGGTTGCCGGACTTACTAACGCATCACGCGTCGGCGCATTCGAGGGGGACTATCCCACCGGTCCAGACGTGGCCTCCTGGCAACACGTCGGTGGCGCCGCCATCGACTGGTCACAGGTGAAATATGCAGGCAACAACTTTGCCTTTGTCAAAGCCACCGAAGGCCTAGGCTATGTCAACCCATACTTTATTGCCGACTCGAAACAGGCCGCCGCAAACGGGCTTATCGTCGGTTCCTACCACTATGCCCGCCCCTCCCAGAGCGCGACGTTGCAGGCGAAAGAATATGCCGCAGCATTGGTGGCACAGCCACAACCGTCGCTGCCCCCAGTGCTTGACTTGGAAGTTGACGAAGGCTTAAGCCCCAGCCAACTGACAGCTTGGACGCAAGAATTCCTCACTGAGCTGCAAACCCTTACCGGCCGTAAACCGATCGTCTACACCTATCGCTACTTCTGGCAGCACAACATGGCCAACACCACCAGCTTCACGAACTATCCACTGTGGCTGGCCGCCTATCAGGAAACTGTGCCGACCGATATTCCCGGCGGCTGGAACTATATGACTTTCTGGCAGCAGTCCGACAAAGCGAAAATCCCGGGCATTGTTGGGGTTGCCGACTTTAACTACTTCAACGGCTCACCCAGCCAGCTTGATGACTTTGTCGCCGGCCTTGATCTGCCCCTTGGCACGCTTATTGAAGGCACAATCTCCCCGGATCGGGTCATTGGCACTGCGATGGAACTCAAAGCCTTCGGCGAAAACAACCGGGAACTCGTTGGTGCCATTCTTGCGGTTGCCGCCGGGGTGATCGGCATTGGCGCACTGGTGACCTTTGCCCGTTCACAAGGACTTGATTTAGGGCCGGCGAATGCGATCGCCGATCTGGTGCAGTCGCTGCTCGCATCGGGGAATCTGCCCATCGGTGACCTGCAGACCATGGCGGCGGAAGGTGACTTCACCATCGGGGATCTGATGATCCTGCTGCAAAACGCACAAAAACTCGCAACCGAGGTGGAACGGGCGAAAGCCGCGTTGGACTAG
- a CDS encoding M13 family metallopeptidase, which translates to MKDLYTFMNGTYLDEHVIPDDRGIDGMFVQLRDKSEEDIHTLLKTNEGPAGVLYRSFMDVAAINAAGTTPIHGLLDEVVAVSEASQLPGLFGKRDREGYGAPLGVFTAKAPDDEMEVPYLVQSGLSLPDEAYYREEAHAEIRAKFQQHLVRMLGFLPEQYLLGKSVEEAAQIIFDLETAIASHHWDVVTSRDALKTTNPMDSSELPLSAQTILEAMRVPQGRVINCMPSYFIELDGLLSKEDLLAWKLYLIWHTLSGSAAMLTEEIARANFDFYGRELVGSTEQRERWKRAVSLAESKAGEDLGKAYVAEHFPPSHKAEMEELVRYLLAAYKERIEKLEWMTPTTREKALEKLSKFRAKIGYADKWRDFSGLQLTEGGAQLVENVRLASVFNHDYEIAKLGKPTDRDEWLCTPQTVNAFYNPSVNDITFPAAILQWPFYDPTSDAAENFGGIGAVIGHEIGHGFDDQGSQYDGIGNLESWWTDEDRAAFEALTSKLVGQFEGLVPRALREAGIESSGVNGKFTLGENIGDLGGLGIAVVAYRNWLKDQGLTFATAPSSTTKAEGASPEVEGREFTGLQRLFMAYARVWRSKVRPEYAAQALAIDPHSPAEFRCNVIAANVDEFYEAFDVEEGSIVWLDPQDRVTIW; encoded by the coding sequence ATGAAAGACCTCTACACCTTTATGAACGGCACCTATCTGGACGAACACGTCATCCCCGACGATCGGGGTATCGATGGCATGTTCGTCCAGTTACGCGACAAATCCGAAGAAGACATCCACACCCTGCTGAAAACCAACGAAGGCCCAGCCGGTGTGCTCTACCGCAGCTTTATGGATGTTGCCGCCATCAACGCCGCCGGCACCACCCCAATCCATGGCCTGCTCGACGAGGTAGTGGCTGTAAGCGAGGCAAGTCAACTCCCAGGTCTGTTCGGTAAACGGGATCGGGAAGGCTACGGCGCCCCCCTGGGGGTGTTTACCGCCAAGGCACCCGACGATGAGATGGAAGTGCCCTATCTTGTCCAGTCTGGACTTTCCCTTCCCGACGAGGCCTACTATCGCGAAGAAGCACACGCCGAAATCCGCGCCAAGTTCCAGCAGCATCTCGTGCGGATGCTCGGCTTCCTGCCGGAACAGTATCTGCTCGGCAAGTCGGTGGAAGAAGCAGCCCAAATCATCTTCGACCTGGAGACTGCGATCGCTTCCCACCACTGGGATGTGGTGACCTCCCGCGATGCGTTGAAGACCACCAATCCGATGGACTCCTCTGAACTGCCCTTAAGTGCGCAGACCATCCTGGAGGCTATGCGAGTTCCCCAGGGGCGGGTCATCAACTGCATGCCAAGCTACTTCATCGAACTCGATGGATTGCTCAGCAAGGAAGATCTGCTGGCCTGGAAGCTTTACCTCATCTGGCACACCCTGTCCGGTTCCGCCGCAATGCTCACCGAAGAGATCGCCCGGGCAAACTTCGACTTCTACGGCCGGGAACTCGTCGGCTCCACCGAGCAGCGGGAACGCTGGAAGCGGGCGGTCAGCCTCGCAGAGAGCAAAGCCGGCGAAGATTTGGGCAAAGCCTATGTCGCCGAGCACTTCCCACCAAGCCACAAAGCAGAAATGGAAGAGCTCGTCCGCTACCTGCTCGCCGCATATAAAGAGCGGATCGAAAAGCTGGAGTGGATGACGCCTACCACTCGGGAAAAAGCACTGGAGAAACTCTCGAAGTTCCGGGCGAAGATTGGCTATGCCGATAAGTGGCGCGACTTCTCCGGGCTGCAGCTCACTGAAGGTGGCGCACAGCTGGTAGAAAACGTTCGCCTGGCATCTGTGTTCAACCACGACTATGAGATCGCCAAGCTGGGGAAACCAACCGATCGCGATGAATGGTTGTGCACCCCGCAAACCGTCAACGCCTTCTATAATCCGAGCGTCAACGACATCACCTTCCCTGCCGCTATTTTGCAGTGGCCGTTCTACGACCCAACCAGTGATGCCGCAGAGAACTTTGGTGGCATTGGTGCAGTGATCGGCCACGAGATCGGTCACGGCTTCGACGACCAGGGCAGCCAATATGACGGTATCGGCAACCTGGAATCGTGGTGGACTGATGAAGACCGTGCTGCATTCGAAGCACTCACCTCGAAACTGGTCGGCCAGTTTGAAGGTCTCGTACCGCGTGCCCTGCGTGAAGCGGGTATCGAATCGAGTGGCGTCAACGGCAAGTTCACCCTCGGGGAGAACATTGGCGACTTAGGTGGCCTCGGCATTGCGGTTGTGGCCTACCGTAACTGGCTGAAAGATCAGGGACTCACGTTTGCCACTGCCCCATCGTCGACCACGAAGGCCGAAGGTGCTTCCCCAGAGGTTGAAGGTCGTGAGTTCACCGGTTTGCAGCGGCTATTTATGGCCTATGCCCGGGTGTGGCGGTCGAAGGTTCGCCCGGAATATGCCGCCCAGGCGCTGGCTATCGATCCGCACTCCCCTGCCGAGTTCCGCTGCAATGTTATTGCCGCCAATGTCGACGAATTCTATGAAGCCTTCGATGTGGAAGAAGGCTCCATTGTCTGGCTCGACCCGCAGGATCGCGTCACCATTTGGTAG
- a CDS encoding Eco47II family restriction endonuclease, translating to MSYDYLDLPFFEPGFLQRQIDNLLNFNPGNKEIKDPFSALVEGYSSGDGYAGWLGKENQRAFNKTLTNRLGAFHQEIIGGLPGWESSGRNGEAFDVIHREPFGPRKRPVVGEVKAKYNTMNSSSAANLFQNFQALHKQSAYKGYDKYLIQIIQKRPYHGVWTPNKLGFGEVDSGHRRTGAICVEHRRTWSICRLHDGI from the coding sequence ATGAGTTATGACTATCTTGATCTGCCGTTTTTCGAACCGGGCTTTTTGCAGCGCCAGATCGACAACCTTCTCAACTTCAATCCTGGGAATAAAGAAATCAAAGACCCGTTCAGTGCTTTGGTCGAGGGCTATAGCAGTGGTGACGGTTACGCCGGTTGGCTAGGGAAGGAGAACCAGCGTGCGTTCAATAAAACGTTGACGAACCGGTTGGGGGCCTTCCACCAAGAAATCATCGGAGGACTTCCCGGCTGGGAATCATCGGGGCGAAATGGTGAGGCGTTTGATGTCATTCACCGTGAACCATTTGGTCCGCGCAAGCGACCCGTTGTCGGTGAAGTCAAAGCAAAATACAACACAATGAACTCGAGTTCCGCAGCTAACCTGTTCCAGAACTTTCAGGCTCTGCACAAGCAAAGTGCCTATAAAGGTTATGACAAGTATCTAATCCAGATCATCCAAAAACGTCCCTACCACGGTGTTTGGACGCCGAACAAGCTCGGGTTTGGCGAAGTCGATTCGGGTCATCGGCGCACCGGAGCTATTTGCGTTGAGCACCGGAGAACCTGGAGCATTTGCCGACTTCATGACGGCATTTGA
- the dcm gene encoding DNA (cytosine-5-)-methyltransferase — MTQVKQRLPISEAAQILDVSIDTLRRWDKSGVIRASRSPRGHRLFDLDEITRVIAKQQSRSTGQGERSFTIYRDDNRHGLRAIDLFAGGGGTALGLDHAGFDHILLAELDPHASATLRTNRPDWNVIEGDVANLDFRPYRGEVDLVEGGFPCQAFSYAGHSRGFADTRGTLFFEFARAIQETMPKAFIGENVKGLLRHDRGRTLATMCNTLQAITDENGVGYTFGYRVVRSQYHDVPQKRERLIIMGVRNDIGSTLYFPKERGYIVSLWDAIGDRPQSPGATYPESKRRVLEQVPPGGYWRDLPVEEQQRYLGGSFHLSGGKTGMARRLSWDEPSLTLTCSPAQKQTERCHPEETRPLNIREYARIQTFPDDWEFQGGMGAAYKQIGNAVPVNLGYYLGKCVEAMIDEAAVAANADFIEAAREEEYVQSTM; from the coding sequence GTGACTCAAGTGAAACAACGGTTGCCAATCTCTGAAGCGGCACAAATACTCGACGTATCAATAGACACGCTGCGCCGATGGGATAAAAGCGGGGTTATCCGCGCCAGTCGATCCCCCCGTGGCCACCGTCTCTTCGATCTCGACGAAATCACGCGAGTCATTGCGAAACAGCAATCCCGCTCCACCGGTCAGGGGGAACGATCCTTCACTATCTACCGCGACGACAATCGGCATGGTCTGCGGGCAATTGACCTGTTTGCCGGTGGTGGTGGAACAGCCCTTGGTCTCGACCACGCTGGATTCGACCACATCCTCCTTGCGGAACTCGACCCGCACGCTTCCGCAACGCTACGGACGAATCGACCAGACTGGAACGTCATCGAAGGGGACGTAGCTAACCTTGATTTCCGCCCCTACCGCGGGGAAGTTGACCTCGTTGAAGGTGGTTTTCCCTGCCAGGCTTTTAGCTACGCTGGCCACTCCCGTGGTTTTGCCGATACCCGCGGCACCCTCTTTTTCGAGTTCGCCCGCGCAATCCAGGAAACTATGCCGAAGGCATTTATCGGGGAAAATGTTAAAGGGCTGCTTCGCCACGACCGTGGGCGAACGCTGGCCACCATGTGCAATACATTGCAGGCCATTACCGACGAAAACGGGGTTGGCTACACCTTCGGCTACCGGGTTGTCCGCTCGCAATATCACGATGTTCCCCAAAAGCGGGAACGTCTCATCATCATGGGCGTGCGCAATGATATTGGCTCTACCCTGTACTTCCCTAAAGAACGCGGCTATATCGTCAGTCTGTGGGATGCGATCGGGGATCGACCACAATCACCCGGTGCGACCTATCCGGAGTCGAAACGACGCGTTCTGGAACAAGTACCACCGGGCGGCTATTGGCGTGATCTGCCCGTCGAAGAACAGCAGCGTTATCTCGGTGGATCATTTCACCTTTCCGGCGGGAAGACGGGCATGGCTAGGCGTTTGTCCTGGGATGAACCGTCGCTGACCTTGACCTGTTCACCCGCCCAAAAACAAACTGAGCGCTGCCATCCGGAAGAAACCCGACCGTTAAACATTCGGGAATATGCCCGCATCCAAACCTTCCCCGACGACTGGGAATTCCAAGGGGGAATGGGTGCGGCTTATAAACAAATCGGCAATGCCGTACCGGTGAATCTTGGGTATTACCTTGGAAAATGCGTCGAAGCAATGATCGACGAGGCTGCCGTGGCTGCGAATGCTGACTTTATTGAGGCGGCTCGCGAAGAGGAATATGTCCAATCCACGATGTAG
- a CDS encoding PadR family transcriptional regulator encodes MSMKDALLYLLDDQPRAVAQLKKTFETMTQDLFPVNVGQVYQTVQRLERDGLVVVAHDEPDPATGRPVSVYTTTPPGHDAAQAWLSSPSIQLATARDELVMKVTLTIESGGDLPAVIDQERAAVLNAIRQAMVQRSTATDLTSAVRLTAEKRIYDLEAIARWLDFIDNAWAQHAAGGKGASQ; translated from the coding sequence ATGAGTATGAAAGATGCGCTGCTCTATCTGTTAGATGACCAACCGCGGGCGGTTGCTCAATTGAAGAAAACCTTCGAAACCATGACCCAAGACCTGTTTCCGGTCAATGTGGGTCAGGTGTATCAGACAGTGCAGCGATTAGAACGTGATGGTCTCGTCGTGGTTGCCCACGATGAGCCGGATCCGGCCACCGGCCGACCCGTGTCGGTGTACACCACCACCCCGCCAGGCCACGACGCCGCACAGGCGTGGCTGAGCAGCCCAAGCATTCAGCTTGCGACAGCCCGCGACGAGTTGGTGATGAAAGTGACGCTCACCATCGAATCCGGTGGTGACCTGCCGGCGGTCATTGACCAAGAACGGGCTGCGGTGCTCAACGCTATTCGCCAAGCCATGGTGCAGCGATCAACCGCTACGGATCTCACATCGGCAGTACGGCTCACAGCCGAAAAACGGATCTACGACCTGGAGGCCATCGCCCGGTGGCTGGACTTTATCGATAACGCCTGGGCGCAGCATGCTGCAGGTGGAAAGGGTGCATCGCAATGA
- a CDS encoding ABC transporter ATP-binding protein yields MTDTTHNTPLHPALQLTGVSKHYADGNHTIAALTDVNCTLYPGQMAAILGPSGAGKSTLLQVAGCLDAPTAGQITIAGTPVATNKEAVRAKIRREHVGYVFQEYNLLEGLTLGENVSLPLELDGVASATALQQASDLLEQMGLADMAHRFPAEVSGGQRQRAAIARALVGKRSIILADEPTGALDTTTAEQVMAVIRQRVDDGACAIVVTHEPRLAAYADVSWVLRGGVLSDGVARGGM; encoded by the coding sequence ATGACCGATACAACACACAACACGCCCCTTCACCCCGCATTGCAGCTGACCGGAGTGAGTAAACACTATGCCGACGGCAACCACACCATTGCCGCCTTAACCGACGTAAACTGCACCCTTTACCCCGGACAGATGGCCGCGATTTTAGGTCCTTCTGGGGCGGGAAAATCGACTTTGCTGCAGGTCGCTGGCTGTTTAGACGCCCCCACCGCCGGGCAGATCACCATTGCTGGTACACCGGTTGCAACAAACAAGGAAGCCGTGCGGGCAAAGATTCGGCGGGAACATGTCGGCTATGTGTTTCAGGAATACAACCTGCTTGAGGGACTCACGCTCGGCGAAAACGTGTCCCTCCCCTTAGAACTAGACGGTGTGGCTAGCGCGACAGCGTTGCAGCAAGCATCTGATCTTCTCGAGCAAATGGGCTTGGCGGACATGGCGCACCGCTTCCCCGCGGAGGTTTCCGGCGGCCAGCGGCAGCGTGCCGCTATAGCCCGGGCACTGGTTGGCAAGCGCAGCATTATCTTGGCTGACGAGCCTACTGGCGCGTTAGATACCACGACTGCAGAACAGGTGATGGCAGTGATTCGGCAGCGCGTCGATGACGGTGCCTGTGCCATTGTGGTCACCCACGAGCCGCGGCTGGCCGCCTATGCCGATGTTTCCTGGGTGCTGCGCGGCGGGGTGCTCAGCGATGGTGTTGCAAGGGGTGGAATGTAA
- a CDS encoding ABC transporter permease: MRTLRYQARLAWRMITHNRRSSVLAVILIMLPMLLAMSFISLIAAPYEGVRVAAQALTSARIDQSPCIQDSELLDDHRNGTDLSAIGNHHQGFGRFSSIADWTALPPCPAPQDTPTGTQLVAKLNTLIPDATFGPSLHSSLQLRRLPAPFNDNGSLPAAAQDFADHAVDTHYPRLGSMETTLVDAKQFALLTQQLPAAAGEHPLLLLPAHVAPAFDLTPGEQLLVVPTELPHEAFSWENPGIFFDDNSLEIDGAPTAESDNPPNTDADSIDQHAAAPTLPAALAAAGITPELDAPFIAQVSVSDSVNSPMLSLSALPRMSALADALLSMPVGVSELYGESSFVSATSNPAVVDVAADEPLLPGFSVRITPSTQLAAGVIQPLPLLSREAMELRSLSLSTLLGMLLLLLFVAAVIMPVFAIRARRQVKQFAILRSQGATSRDVLLLSLLQTVQLTVLALLTTALLLIPVTWSLFHLFQLTQVYTLPIYPLLFLAGGGVFAALLAGIIPAWWASNLPPAVALHGGRPTAMNKLHIHNWIGPLLIVGSLGVFAISKLIQPATVLKENPQSWDAEDSLIVLLVALIGLLLSGRILVYVVSRISSRLPVLTRIAARDLWRSVHRTGPAVAAVAAITVFVFGGLAMSASTFGGRESDRLFERTNLVVSPALYPAAPASIDPFTDTIDTIADALNHPPSVTQYLADYPTGAAVVPLLAQNTVAPGDSQWTGIGDEQYSGDTANDSSLVAEQIHGFPYSLSLHSLRIVDDGAAEDAPGDALLTQLHNGYDARIAAAVASGKVAADYRFVHDGMIKLAVLAPTLAADPQWIDEDSQGLVGEDGFFHLTPQLPVTTYLTLPAVPVDPALLHYEIGVAQRSLVEAAGIHTSMERVVFLPDHEVNPVALGKLKEIAESASPSLSIWQAGASIYEEIITVLVIALAWLLALGVIAVVIGLAAAEHRRNRTILAALGLSRRELAHFSGIQGLLIAFTGMIGAIVTLGAYALVANAMQALPHSLGAAAFTQAHLLAYFLLVAVVGFVVLPVGSYLVGRIFGGRGVDLQMLKRIE; encoded by the coding sequence ATGCGCACGCTTCGCTATCAGGCACGGCTCGCCTGGCGGATGATCACCCATAATCGTCGCTCCAGTGTGCTTGCAGTGATTTTGATTATGCTGCCGATGCTGCTCGCCATGAGTTTCATCTCCCTGATCGCTGCACCATATGAAGGTGTTCGAGTGGCAGCCCAGGCATTGACCAGTGCCCGAATTGATCAGTCACCCTGCATCCAGGACAGTGAACTGCTGGACGATCACCGTAACGGCACTGATCTGTCGGCGATTGGCAACCATCACCAAGGGTTTGGCAGATTCAGCAGTATTGCGGATTGGACCGCGCTGCCGCCATGCCCGGCTCCGCAGGACACCCCAACGGGGACTCAGCTGGTAGCAAAGCTCAACACGCTGATCCCTGACGCCACGTTCGGGCCGAGTTTGCACAGTTCCTTGCAACTGCGGCGGCTTCCGGCACCATTCAACGACAACGGATCTCTTCCTGCTGCAGCACAGGATTTCGCCGACCACGCGGTGGACACGCACTATCCCCGGCTGGGTTCGATGGAAACGACGTTGGTGGATGCGAAACAATTCGCATTGCTCACCCAGCAGCTCCCTGCGGCTGCCGGCGAGCATCCACTGCTGTTGCTTCCGGCGCATGTTGCCCCTGCTTTTGATCTCACCCCTGGTGAGCAGCTGCTGGTGGTGCCCACCGAGTTGCCGCATGAAGCCTTTTCATGGGAAAACCCTGGTATTTTCTTCGACGACAATTCCTTAGAGATAGACGGGGCGCCCACTGCGGAAAGTGACAATCCTCCCAATACAGATGCCGACAGTATTGACCAGCACGCTGCTGCACCCACGCTGCCTGCAGCACTTGCAGCTGCCGGTATCACCCCGGAGCTGGACGCCCCCTTCATTGCCCAGGTTAGTGTCAGTGATTCGGTGAACAGTCCAATGCTTTCCCTTTCCGCATTGCCGCGGATGTCGGCGCTTGCCGACGCATTATTGAGCATGCCGGTTGGTGTCAGTGAACTCTACGGCGAATCGAGTTTTGTGTCCGCGACGAGTAATCCGGCTGTCGTCGACGTTGCCGCGGACGAGCCGCTGCTGCCGGGCTTTAGCGTACGTATTACTCCGTCGACGCAGCTTGCAGCCGGTGTAATACAACCCCTACCGCTATTGAGCCGCGAAGCGATGGAACTGCGCAGCCTCTCCCTCAGCACACTGCTTGGCATGTTGTTGCTGCTGCTATTTGTCGCGGCCGTAATTATGCCGGTGTTCGCTATTCGCGCCCGGCGGCAGGTGAAACAGTTCGCAATTCTGCGCTCCCAAGGGGCTACTTCCCGGGATGTGTTGCTGCTCTCACTGCTCCAGACCGTGCAGCTCACCGTGTTGGCTCTGCTCACTACAGCACTATTGCTCATTCCGGTGACCTGGTCACTTTTCCATCTTTTCCAGCTTACGCAGGTCTACACCTTACCGATATATCCGCTGCTGTTCCTTGCCGGCGGTGGGGTGTTTGCCGCCTTACTCGCTGGGATTATTCCGGCCTGGTGGGCAAGCAATCTGCCCCCGGCGGTTGCGTTGCATGGCGGTCGACCAACTGCGATGAACAAACTCCACATCCACAACTGGATCGGGCCGCTGCTAATTGTTGGCAGTCTCGGAGTGTTTGCGATCAGCAAACTCATACAGCCCGCCACAGTGTTGAAGGAGAACCCGCAGTCGTGGGATGCCGAAGACAGCCTTATTGTGCTGCTGGTAGCGCTGATTGGCCTGCTGCTCTCCGGGCGGATATTGGTGTATGTGGTCAGTCGTATCAGTAGCCGACTGCCGGTGTTGACTCGGATCGCTGCCCGGGATTTGTGGCGTAGCGTGCACCGCACTGGACCTGCAGTCGCAGCGGTTGCGGCGATTACTGTGTTTGTGTTTGGTGGCCTGGCTATGAGCGCTTCCACCTTTGGGGGCCGGGAGTCCGATCGGCTTTTTGAGCGAACGAATCTGGTCGTCTCCCCGGCGCTGTATCCGGCGGCACCTGCCAGCATTGACCCCTTTACTGACACTATCGACACGATTGCCGATGCCCTCAACCATCCACCATCGGTGACCCAGTACCTGGCGGACTATCCGACCGGGGCAGCTGTAGTGCCTTTGTTGGCGCAAAATACCGTCGCCCCGGGGGACAGCCAGTGGACTGGGATCGGCGACGAGCAGTATTCTGGCGACACAGCAAACGATAGCTCGCTGGTTGCGGAACAAATCCATGGTTTTCCGTATTCGTTGAGTTTGCACAGTCTGCGGATTGTCGATGATGGGGCGGCCGAAGATGCACCCGGCGATGCACTATTGACCCAGCTGCACAACGGTTATGATGCGCGGATCGCAGCCGCTGTGGCCAGCGGCAAAGTTGCGGCCGATTATCGTTTCGTACATGACGGGATGATCAAACTTGCGGTGTTAGCACCAACCTTGGCCGCTGATCCGCAGTGGATTGATGAGGACTCGCAAGGCCTGGTTGGGGAGGACGGATTTTTCCATCTCACCCCGCAGCTGCCGGTGACTACATATCTCACCCTGCCGGCGGTGCCGGTTGATCCGGCGTTGCTGCACTATGAGATTGGTGTGGCACAGCGATCCCTTGTCGAAGCAGCAGGAATCCACACCAGCATGGAGCGGGTGGTGTTCCTTCCCGACCATGAGGTGAACCCGGTTGCGTTAGGGAAGCTTAAGGAGATCGCCGAGTCGGCGAGCCCGTCGCTGTCGATCTGGCAGGCAGGTGCTTCGATCTATGAAGAGATTATCACCGTGCTGGTGATCGCCCTTGCGTGGCTGCTTGCGCTCGGCGTGATTGCGGTGGTCATCGGGTTGGCGGCGGCGGAACATCGCCGCAATCGGACGATCCTTGCCGCACTCGGACTGTCCCGCCGTGAGCTTGCCCACTTCTCCGGGATCCAGGGGTTACTGATTGCATTTACTGGCATGATCGGCGCCATCGTGACTCTTGGTGCATACGCACTGGTCGCCAATGCAATGCAGGCGCTGCCGCACAGCCTAGGTGCTGCTGCGTTCACCCAAGCTCACCTGCTTGCTTATTTTCTTCTGGTTGCGGTTGTGGGGTTTGTGGTGTTGCCGGTAGGAAGCTATCTCGTGGGGCGTATCTTTGGTGGCCGCGGTGTTGACCTGCAGATGCTAAAACGCATCGAGTAG
- a CDS encoding methylated-DNA--[protein]-cysteine S-methyltransferase, whose translation MSNTTAVNTAPLCCAEDTWAADLVILPFAPVLVRCCAHGIQHVEILTLPDPDPVETSDSENTAEQGAPATGLVTNDDPDAVGNETDPELAPAEPTEPVPYVLRSAGTRLAAAHCRMLCKQLQRYARGTLQRFTVPIAPAVWQQATPFRRQVWHTLYEQVPFGATVTYGEVSQLLRGNERASRAVGGAVGANKIAIVIPCHRVVGANGIGGYAYDVAVKRALLALEGGTEHQV comes from the coding sequence ATGAGTAACACCACTGCTGTGAACACGGCACCGCTGTGCTGTGCGGAAGACACTTGGGCAGCTGATTTGGTCATTCTTCCCTTCGCCCCAGTGCTGGTGCGCTGCTGTGCCCACGGAATCCAACATGTGGAAATCCTCACCCTTCCCGATCCTGATCCGGTGGAAACATCAGACAGCGAAAACACAGCCGAACAAGGCGCCCCTGCCACGGGGCTGGTGACGAACGATGATCCGGATGCTGTAGGGAATGAAACAGATCCCGAGTTGGCGCCAGCTGAGCCGACAGAACCGGTGCCCTATGTGCTGCGCAGCGCCGGTACGCGGCTGGCCGCGGCGCACTGTCGCATGTTGTGTAAACAGCTCCAGCGTTATGCGCGCGGCACGTTGCAACGATTCACTGTCCCTATCGCACCTGCCGTGTGGCAGCAGGCAACCCCATTTCGCCGACAAGTGTGGCACACCCTCTACGAGCAGGTGCCTTTCGGGGCAACTGTCACCTACGGGGAGGTCTCCCAGCTGCTGCGCGGGAATGAGCGTGCCTCCCGGGCTGTTGGTGGGGCAGTCGGGGCAAACAAGATCGCCATTGTTATCCCCTGTCACCGGGTGGTCGGCGCCAACGGGATTGGTGGCTACGCCTACGATGTGGCCGTCAAACGTGCCCTCCTTGCCTTAGAAGGCGGGACGGAGCACCAGGTATAA